In the genome of Luteitalea pratensis, the window GTGACCTATGCGGGACTCGAGGCGACACTGCGTGCGTTCACGAGCGGCCGGGCCGCCGACGACGTGCCGGTGATGCGGATGCTGGCACTCCCGTTCGACGTCATTGCCGCGCGCGCGGACGCCATGGTCACCCGGCTGCGATCGGCTGGCGTCGCGTGCGAGGCGGCAGACGGCGCGTCGACGGTGGGCGGTGGCAGCCTGCCCGGCGAAACCCTCCCGACGCGCCTGGTGCGGGTCGAGTCGACATCTCCGGACCGGCTCCTCGCCGCCCTGCGTCAGGGCCGGACCGTCGTGGTCGCCCGCATCGCCGACGATCGTGTCTGTCTCGACCCGCGAACCGTTGCCGAAGATGATGACGACGCGCTTGCCGCCACCGTCGGCATCGCGATGCAGGCCTGATCCTGAGAACGTCGGACGCCGAACGCCGAACGCCGAACGCCGAACAGCAAGGGCCACTAGGCTGACGACCCAAGGCCCAAGCCGATGGCCCAAGGTGTAGGCGTCGAGCTTGCTCGACGCGGGCGGCGTGTGGCTGACCGTCGACCTGAAGGTCGACGGCTACGTGAAAACGCGGAACGTCGAACGCTCAACGCCGAACAGCAACGTGAGAGGCTGAAGAGCCAGGGCCAAGCTCAAATTGTAGGCGTCGAGCTTGCTCTGCGCGGGCCACGGGCCGGCGAAGGCCGAAGGCCGATTGACGAAGGCCGTCATGCCGTTTCGAACCGGAGCAGGCTGCGCAGCGCGGTGACCAGGAAGGTGCTCGTGCGCTCCGGCGCGCTGGCATAGAAGGCGGTCCAGGCGTCGGCCTTGTAGTCGTTGTAGCTCGCTTCGTGATCGGCGCGCTGATCGAGATACGCAAGGCGCACGGCGTGGCCGATCAGCGCGTCGAGCACACAGTCGTCTTCGATCTGCAGGCTGGGGTTCTGGCGAAAGAAGCTGGCCAGCACGCTGAGCGATTCGATGTTGAGCTGACGATACTCGGCCGCTCCAATCTTGTTGAGCAGATGCTCGAGCAAGAGCGCAAACGCCTTCTCGCCCGGCGTCATGTCACTGAGCACGACGCTGCTGCTCATGCGGTTCCGGCGCTCGAGCTTCTCGCCGATGATCAGCGCCGGCGCATGCCGGAAGATGTTCCACACGTCCGCGTAGAAGTGTGCCGGACGACGGTCGATGATGCCGCGAAGCTGCCGCCAGGCGAGCCAGCCCTCGCGCGGTGTTCGCAGCTTCTCCAGGCCCAGATCCTGCTTCCAATCGAGGGCGCCGCGAGCCGCCTGCGCCTGCAGCTGTTCGAGCTGCTGCGGCAGGTCCTCGATGGCCTGGTACTGCTCCAGCACGCCCTCGAGCCGCTGCTGGACCACTGACGGCGCCAGCGCCATCAACGCGTCGTACGCCTCACCCGTGCTGACGTCCTGCTCGCGAGCCAGTTGACTGGTGAGCAGCAGGATGAAGTGACTCACGCGTAATGTCAGCAACTCGCCAAGGAGCTCGGGCCGCTCCCTGATCAGGACCCCGAGGTACAGCAGGATCTCCTGCGTGAGCACACGGTCGCGCACATCGTCGCGACAGTAGGTGTTGATCTTCGCCAGCAGTTGGTGGTCCGGAAGCGGATGCGATATCAGCGAGTCGTCGCTATAGGCACGCCCGACCTGGATGTTCTTCTGCCGCACGAGGATCGCACCCACCGCGAGGTTCAGGTCGCCGTCCACCTTGCCGAGCAGGCCTGCCGCCCTGCGCAGGATGGCCCAGAGCCGCCGGCGCCCTGCCTGCTCGTACACTTCGTCGATCAGCTCCCGCACGGGTCCGGTGTCGCCGCGCATGCTGATCACGGCATCCAGGGACTGGATGCGGGCCAGTGCCGCGAGCAACTCGATCTGCTCGTAGAGGTTATCGGTATCGGCGAGACGCGCGATCAGGGACGCTGCGTCGGCCGTGGTGTCGATGGCGATCTCCGCCGTGGGGTCCAGCGGCCGCTGCGTCCCCGGCTCCGAGAGCACCGTCGTGCGGCCCATGCGCATGGCCAACGGCGCATCGGAAATCTCCAGCGCATGCAGATCGTCGATGCGTTCGACGTTTGCCGTGGGCATCAACTCGGCGAGGCGCCCGCGTCTCACAGGCACATCACCGACGCGGCCGAGGGCGACCTGCCGCATCAAGCCATAGAACGAGGTGCGGTCGGCATCCAGCAGTTGGTGCGTGAGCAGTACCGTCACCGTCGGTCGACCCGAGAGCGTCCAGTTGCGATGCAGGTAGGCGAGCTCGCTCTCGAATCGGCGCAACAGGAAGTCCAGGTCGTAGGCGAGGAAGAACTCCTGCTGCAGGAAGAACGACGCCAGGCACACGCCTGTCCGGCCCCGCAGCCTGTAGAGCCGGCTGGTCGTCAGGCTCTTCAACGCACGCGCCGAACGTCCGGTCAGGCCCAGCGGCACATTGCTGCCCACTTCACCGTATGCAAGCGCGATGTCGTGTGGCAGATAGACGGCCACCGGCTCGATGTCCTCGGGCGTCTCGGTGAGCACGCCGTGCTCGGCGAGGTCACTCTGCAACGCGGCATCCTCCGCCAGGAACACCAACTGCACCACGGGCGGAGGTGGCGCACGATGCCGGCGCCTTCCCAGCGGGTCGATGTCGTTGGCCAGGAGCACGTGGTCCTTCAACATGCGGCCGAGCAGGTACAGGCTCTGGGCCCAGACCAGCGGGACGTTGTCGTTGGCCCGGCGGGCCTGCGAGCCAGGGCTGGTCCTTTCGGCGGCGATGGCCTCGGCCGGCACGAAGTACAACTCCGGCAGGAGCCCGATGCCGTTGCGCTCGATCACGACCCCTCGCAGGCGCTCCTCGTACTGCACGGCCGACTGCGTGTCGCCGCACATCAGGCTGTCGACCAGCAGGTACGTGAAGAACAGCGGCCACTCGGACTCGATGTGTGCAAACCGCTGCAGTTCCTCCTCCTCGTAGTGCAGGCGCCCCTCGGCCTCGAGCACGGTCTGATGTCCATCCCGGAGAAAGCGCTTGAGCCCGTAGCGGCCTGACAGCAGGCCGACGACTTCCGTTCTCACCCGATCGACGAGCGCAGCGTCGTGCACGGCGAACGCGGGATAGCCGATGACCGACAGCAGCGCCGCGTCGGTCTCCTTGGTGTTGGACTCGCGAGGGAGGATCGACAGGAGCGTCAGGTTCGCTTGCGCGATGTTGTCGGGCACGACGTGCAACACCGACTCCTGTGAACCGCGCGAGCCGAACAGGTTGAAGCCGGCCAGGGCCTCGAGCGCAGCCTTGGCCATGCCGACCGAGCTGGCGTTGATCTCGACGCTGCCGCGATTGAGCTTGTCGCCACGCTCCCAGATTCCATAGTCGGGAGTGCGGTAGGCACGTTCGATGTAGTAGACGAGGTTCTGGACGAAATTGACCTCGTCCAGCGTCCAGATCACCGAGAGCCCCGACGTGATCATCTGCGCGAGCATCAGCAGGTACAGCGACGTCGCGTCGATCTGCAGGTGGCCCCAGGCCGAGTCGCCGACGACGTGCGCACCGGTCTCGGTGTCGTACTTGGCGTGAAGGGCGTCCCTGGGGTCGCGACTGTACTTGAAGGCCTCGACCTTGCCGGCCTGGGCCATCATCGAGCGCAGGAGGCCGCGCATCAGATGGACAGTGCGATGCTCGAGCTCGTAGCCGCGGCCACCGCCGTCCTCGAGCGACCGGTACGCGATCGCGAGCCCCCAGACGGCAAGGATGCTGTACACATTGTCACGCACCCAGGCGTCGCGGTAGTTGCCGTGAGTGGTGACCGCAGTGCTGGCGGGCAACAGACCCGTGACAGGGTGTTGCTTGTCGAGAATCAGCGACTTCACTTCCCGGTAGTAGCCGTCCAGCGTGGTCCGTAACTGGATCCTGTCCATTGCGGTTGCTCGAATACCGCGGCACTGGTTGGCAGGGGCACATAGCCCAAAAGCTGAGCTTACCGCAGAACGCGCCGATTCACGGCATGGCGGCCAGGGCCCGTGACAGACACCGCTGACCTTCGCCGGACTGGCGCTCTCTCGCAGAAAGGCCAGGATGATGCATTCATCGTGTGACCTCGATGAGCTTCAGCGGCTTGAAGTAGCGGCGATAGTACCCGCGATCGCGCGTCAGCAGGGCATCGGCCTTGTGAAGCGCGTGGGCCCCAACCATGAAATCGGCGATGACACGTTCACGTCGAGACCCGCCGGCCTCGCGGAACATCCGCCATAGCAGTCCCGCGCTGGCAGCCGCAGCCTCGTCGAGCGGATCGAAATCGATCCCCAACGTGGACATCGCCGCCGCCGCCGCTGGCGCCGACCCGAAGCGTCCGGCCACCTCGGCCCAGACGACATCGCAGGCGACGACACGCCCGGCGCGGCTTGCCGCGTGCAGCGCGTTGGCCGACTGCTGTGCCCACGCCGGCTCGTCCTGGAACACGTCGATCAACACCGCCGAATCAACCGCGGTCGTCATGCCCTAGTCCCGGCGTCGCGGACGTGCACCGCGCATCTGGTCGATCAGTTCGTCGGTGGAGTGGCGGCGCTCCAGCACACCCCGGACTCGATCAACAGGGCGCTGGCCCTTGTGCCCCTTCCGCATCAGCACGCCGCCGTCGGTGAGCTCGAACTCGACGGTCGTGCCAGCCTTCAGTCCAAGACGGTCTCGCAGGGCCTTGGGGACGGTGACCTGACCCTTGGAGGAAATGCTGGAATTCACCCTTGGATGGTAAAGCCGTTTTACCATGCGAGTAAAGAATGCGCTCCGGCCTGGCTCGCCGCATGAAGGTGTCGACCCGCTCGGAAGGGGTGGCGCAGGGGCCCTTCGGGGTTCTACCGTTGGACCCCTTAGCTCTGTCTCTCCTGCCCTACCCCTGACCGTCGACCTGACTTGTCCGCCGTAGCCTTGGCGAAGGTGGAAGGTCGACGGCTACGTCCGACAGGCGTGCGGCCGACTCTCGACGTTCACCGGGCACCGGGCACCGATCCGCATTCGGCGTTCGACGTGTGACCTCAGCATTCGGCGTTCGTCAGTGCCCGTAGTGGGTGGTGACCCACTCGCGGTAGGCGCCGCTCGTCACGCGCTGCACCCAGTCCTGGTGATCGAGGTACCACCGGACGGTCTGGCGCATCCCCGCCTCGAACGTGAACGAGGGTTCCCATGCGAGGTCGGTACGGATCTTCGTCGGGTCGATTGCGTAACGGCGGTCATGCCCCGGCCGATCGCGCACGAAGGTGATCAGCTCCTTGTAGGAGCCCGCGCCGCGAGGGGCGAGTTCGTCGAGGATGTCGCACAGGGTGTGGACGACGGCGATGTTCTGGCGTTCGCTGTTGCCACCGACGTTGTAGGTTTCGCCGGCCTTCCCCTTGTCGAGCACGCGGGCGATCGCCGAGCAGTGGTCTTCCACGTACAACCAGTCGCGCACGTTCAAGCCGTCGCCGTAGATCGGCAGTGGCTTGCCCGCGAGCGCGTTGTGGATGATCAGCGGAATCAACTTCTCGGGGAACTGGAACGGCCCGTAGTTGTTCGAGCAGTTGGTGGTCAGCACGGGCAGGCCGTACGTGTGGTGATACGCCCGTACGAGATGATCCGACCCCGCCTTGGAGGCCGAGTACGGGCTGTTGGGCGCGTACGGGGTCGTCTCCGAGAACGCCGCATCCTCCGCACCGAGGGAGCCGTACACCTCGTCGGTGGACACGTGCAGGAAGCGGAATGCGTCGCGGCCGTCGCCTTCGAGCCCGCTCCAGTAGGCCTTGACCTCGTCGAGCAGGGCGAAGGTGCCGAGGAGATTGGTCTCGACGAAGGCCGCCGGTCCCGTGATCGAGCGATCGACGTGACTCTCGGCGGCGAAGTTGATCACCGCCACCGGCTGATGGGCACGAAGCAGGCTGCTGACCAGTGCGCGATCGCCGATGTCACCGCGCACCAGTTCATGGCGTGCGCCGCCCTCGAACTTCGCGAGGTTCTCCGGGTTGCCCGCGTACGTCAGCTTGTCGAGGTTGACGACGCGACCCTCGCGAAGCCCGAGCCAGTAGTGGATGAAGTTGGCGCCGATGAAGCCGGCGCCGCCGGTCACGAGGATGGTCGACATCAGGGCATCTGTCGGCCGTCGGCACACGGCCTTCGGCCTTCGAAATAACGCACGTCATGACCGGCCGTTGTGAAGCCTGACGCGCGATGGCCGATGGCCGAGTGACGAAGGCCGGCCAACGTCAGAACAGCCCCTGCACGCTCTGCACCGCGAGGTTGATGACGCGGGTCGGCACGACGCCGAGGTAGAAGATCGCTCCGGTGGCGAGGGCGAGCCCAGCCATCGCACTGCGTGGCACGGCCGGCGCCGGGTCCACCGCCACGTCCTCGGACATGTACATCATCACCACGATGCGCAGGTAGAAGTACACCGACACCACGCTGGTGAGCACGCCGATGATGGCCAGCCCGTAATAGCCTTCCTGGACTGCCGCGGCAAACACGTACCACTTGGCGACGAAGCCGGCCGTCGGTGGCAGCCCGCCGAGCGACAGCAGGAAGATCGTCATCGCCGCGGCCATGGTCGGGCGGCGATACCACAGGCCCGCGAAGTCGCGCACGTTGTCGTGTGGATGATCCTCGGTGGACAGCAACGCCATCAGGCCGAACGCGGCGACGTTGGTCACGCCATACGAGGCCAGGTAGAACAGCATGCCGGCCTTGCCCACCGAGTTGGCGGCGACCAGGCCGACCAGCAGGTAGCCACCGTGGGCGATGCTCGAGTATGCGAGCATCCGCTTGACGTTGCCCTGCGCGACACCGACGGTCGTGCCCAGCACCATCGTCGCCACGGCGAGCGCGGAGACGATCGGCGCCCACTCGCCGTGCATCGGCTCGAAGGCGGACAGGAAGACGCGGATGAAGGCCGCGAAGGCCGCCGCCTTGACGCCGGTGGACATGAATCCGGTGACCAGCGTCGGTGCACCTTCGTAGGCATCCGGTGTCCACATGTGGAACGGCACCGCCGACACCTTGAAGGCAAAGCCCACGAGCAGGAAGGCCAGGGCCAGAATCACCATCACGCTCGGGCCACTGACCTGGCTCGCGAGCGTCGCCGCCACCTGGTCGAGACGCGTACTGCCGACGACGCCGTACGTGAAGGCGACGCCGTAGAGGAAGAACGCGCTCGAGAACGCGCCGAGCAGGAAGTACTTGAACGCGGCTTCCGCACCCGCTTCGCTGCTGCGGCGGATCCCGGTGAGGACGTACACCGACAGCGACATCACCTCGAGCGCCAGGAAGATGACGAGGAGATCGCTGGCGCCGGCCATCAGCATCATCCCGGAGATGCCGAACAGGGTCAGCGCGAAGTACTCGCCCGACGGGATCCGCTCGCGGTCGACGACGACGCCAGAGAACAGGATCGTGAGGATACCGATGACGCACAGCGTCACGTAGATGAAGAGCGCGAAGTTGTCGGCGCGCATGACACCGAAGCCGGTGAGGTCACGTCCCCACAGCAGCACGGACGCAATCGCGGCGCCGGTGAGCCCAATCAGTCCCAGCCCGCCGAGCGGCACCCGCTCGCCCTTGGGCTGGAACGACTCGGCCACCATCGTCACGATCGCGGTGAGCGTGACGATGAGGATCGGCATGATGGCTTGCAGGTCGGTCATCATCGGGCTGCCTGCTCC includes:
- a CDS encoding glycoside hydrolase family 15 protein, producing MDRIQLRTTLDGYYREVKSLILDKQHPVTGLLPASTAVTTHGNYRDAWVRDNVYSILAVWGLAIAYRSLEDGGGRGYELEHRTVHLMRGLLRSMMAQAGKVEAFKYSRDPRDALHAKYDTETGAHVVGDSAWGHLQIDATSLYLLMLAQMITSGLSVIWTLDEVNFVQNLVYYIERAYRTPDYGIWERGDKLNRGSVEINASSVGMAKAALEALAGFNLFGSRGSQESVLHVVPDNIAQANLTLLSILPRESNTKETDAALLSVIGYPAFAVHDAALVDRVRTEVVGLLSGRYGLKRFLRDGHQTVLEAEGRLHYEEEELQRFAHIESEWPLFFTYLLVDSLMCGDTQSAVQYEERLRGVVIERNGIGLLPELYFVPAEAIAAERTSPGSQARRANDNVPLVWAQSLYLLGRMLKDHVLLANDIDPLGRRRHRAPPPPVVQLVFLAEDAALQSDLAEHGVLTETPEDIEPVAVYLPHDIALAYGEVGSNVPLGLTGRSARALKSLTTSRLYRLRGRTGVCLASFFLQQEFFLAYDLDFLLRRFESELAYLHRNWTLSGRPTVTVLLTHQLLDADRTSFYGLMRQVALGRVGDVPVRRGRLAELMPTANVERIDDLHALEISDAPLAMRMGRTTVLSEPGTQRPLDPTAEIAIDTTADAASLIARLADTDNLYEQIELLAALARIQSLDAVISMRGDTGPVRELIDEVYEQAGRRRLWAILRRAAGLLGKVDGDLNLAVGAILVRQKNIQVGRAYSDDSLISHPLPDHQLLAKINTYCRDDVRDRVLTQEILLYLGVLIRERPELLGELLTLRVSHFILLLTSQLAREQDVSTGEAYDALMALAPSVVQQRLEGVLEQYQAIEDLPQQLEQLQAQAARGALDWKQDLGLEKLRTPREGWLAWRQLRGIIDRRPAHFYADVWNIFRHAPALIIGEKLERRNRMSSSVVLSDMTPGEKAFALLLEHLLNKIGAAEYRQLNIESLSVLASFFRQNPSLQIEDDCVLDALIGHAVRLAYLDQRADHEASYNDYKADAWTAFYASAPERTSTFLVTALRSLLRFETA
- a CDS encoding type II toxin-antitoxin system VapC family toxin, which translates into the protein MTTAVDSAVLIDVFQDEPAWAQQSANALHAASRAGRVVACDVVWAEVAGRFGSAPAAAAAMSTLGIDFDPLDEAAAASAGLLWRMFREAGGSRRERVIADFMVGAHALHKADALLTRDRGYYRRYFKPLKLIEVTR
- a CDS encoding AbrB/MazE/SpoVT family DNA-binding domain-containing protein, coding for MNSSISSKGQVTVPKALRDRLGLKAGTTVEFELTDGGVLMRKGHKGQRPVDRVRGVLERRHSTDELIDQMRGARPRRRD
- the rfbB gene encoding dTDP-glucose 4,6-dehydratase, whose translation is MSTILVTGGAGFIGANFIHYWLGLREGRVVNLDKLTYAGNPENLAKFEGGARHELVRGDIGDRALVSSLLRAHQPVAVINFAAESHVDRSITGPAAFVETNLLGTFALLDEVKAYWSGLEGDGRDAFRFLHVSTDEVYGSLGAEDAAFSETTPYAPNSPYSASKAGSDHLVRAYHHTYGLPVLTTNCSNNYGPFQFPEKLIPLIIHNALAGKPLPIYGDGLNVRDWLYVEDHCSAIARVLDKGKAGETYNVGGNSERQNIAVVHTLCDILDELAPRGAGSYKELITFVRDRPGHDRRYAIDPTKIRTDLAWEPSFTFEAGMRQTVRWYLDHQDWVQRVTSGAYREWVTTHYGH
- a CDS encoding NADH-quinone oxidoreductase subunit N, translating into MMTDLQAIMPILIVTLTAIVTMVAESFQPKGERVPLGGLGLIGLTGAAIASVLLWGRDLTGFGVMRADNFALFIYVTLCVIGILTILFSGVVVDRERIPSGEYFALTLFGISGMMLMAGASDLLVIFLALEVMSLSVYVLTGIRRSSEAGAEAAFKYFLLGAFSSAFFLYGVAFTYGVVGSTRLDQVAATLASQVSGPSVMVILALAFLLVGFAFKVSAVPFHMWTPDAYEGAPTLVTGFMSTGVKAAAFAAFIRVFLSAFEPMHGEWAPIVSALAVATMVLGTTVGVAQGNVKRMLAYSSIAHGGYLLVGLVAANSVGKAGMLFYLASYGVTNVAAFGLMALLSTEDHPHDNVRDFAGLWYRRPTMAAAMTIFLLSLGGLPPTAGFVAKWYVFAAAVQEGYYGLAIIGVLTSVVSVYFYLRIVVMMYMSEDVAVDPAPAVPRSAMAGLALATGAIFYLGVVPTRVINLAVQSVQGLF